GGTGCGAATGGACCTACAAACCCCTCGATCTTAAACACATATGCCCACCACTAACGCCTTGTTCCTTGTTGCAacctgaaaaattcatgaatcatGCTCGAACGGTTGTCAGCATCAGTGCTTCAAGAGAGGCTACATCTCACCTTTCCACTGTGTATGTTATAAGCATCTGTAATGCTATCCATTTTCTGCACCCCCCAATGAGAGAAATTACCAATATATTCAGTGACATCAAAATTTCTCGTCTTTGAGGTGACCACCAGGAACCTGTTACATGCCAACCCTTCCTGTTCCACGCAATCTTAAACTAGCCAGCAAGTGAAGGAAGTCATCTCAACCTTGAAATTAGGCAACTTAACTTTGTCAATCCAAGCAAGCATGCCATGACATCTACATCAACGTAAACAGTCTATAACTGTCCAACTGCAAAGCAGTCCTCACTCAATTCCAAGCACAAAATTCTTATCATTTTTGCCTCTTCGTCAACAACATCTACCTTAGATGGCATGTACTCTACAACATCAATCCACAATCAGAAACCCCCCAAGTTGAGTCTGTTCATTATGTTATCATTTTTCAATTCTGCAATATATACACAACATCCATTCAATAAAACCTTGAAACAAAAATCCAACCTAAACAAAAACATTAACTGacaaaataatcaaaacccaTGTCACAAAAAAATCCCAAAACCTACTTGAAAGAAACAGAGGTATAAAAAGGGGAAAACAAGGCAAACCCTAAGATGAGAAAAGACGCCAGATTTTACTGAACAAGGAAATGCATATGAAAGAGTGAATTATAACTTACTTCGTACAGAAAACATCAAAGTGTGAAGTGACAATTGATTTCAGTTGGATTATGTACACTGAACTTTTCCCGCGATCCTACTAAAAGAACCAGAGATagtttcccgcgcttttgagagAGCAAAGACTTACATTTATGGACAATGGCCTTACTAAATTGTGCCAGTGGGGCAATTGCCTTACTTGCCTTTAAGCTGTGTGGGTCTCCGTTCCTTAATGCCGCTTGGCACCAAGAGACGCATGCTATCAATTAAGGTTTAAGAGGAATACCATTCTTTTCTTTGACTCCTTGAACTCCAAAGCCATAAATAAGTGCAAGCTCCCAATGTGAAATCCCAAGAGCCAAAGCCAAGACTCTTGATGGTCTGACCATTAACCAAGACTAAATACACTCTCTCtcattctcaaaaccctaactttcaacTACATAAGCCCTGAGCGCTAGCCCCTTCAACTTACAACACTGAATTTCTCTCCGCAATGGCTTCACTTTCTCGCAAAGTTCGTCCTAAACCCAAAAGGGCCAAAACATCTGCTGGGGATTCAGGTAATACTCTAACTGCTCCGAATTCTTCATTAGTAGTTGGAAATGATGATCTGTTGACACATATCCTAGTGCGTTTACCAGTTAAAAACCTAATTAGATCCAAACTGGTGTCGAAGAAATGGTTTTCTATCATCTCTGATCCAAAGTTAGTCCGTACTTATTCAGTTCATAATCGTGTTACAATCTCTGGGTTATACTTGAACCAATGGACTTATGCGGCTGAACCACCATTATATGCGTTTATCCCTCTTCATAAACCAGATGTCAGTGAACCTATCAAAAAGAGAAATGCCACTAAGCCTATCAGAAATGCAATTGACACTAGAGATGTCCCACCCAAAATCCTGAATTTTTTGAATAATCGTGGTGATGTGTGTGTAAAGATTGTACAGTCTTGCAATGGTCTACTCTGCTGCAGTTATTCTGAATTGCGTGAAAACGAGTCTGGTTGGATTGGTAATAGAGGAACCGAAACCAAGTCTTATTACATTTACAATCCAACCACAAAGAGTTATAAAGTCGTTCCTGAATCTCCCTTCAGGAAAGATGGTTGCCGTTCAGTTCGAAGTATGAATTTGGCTTTTGATCCACTAAAATCACCTGATTATGAAGTTATTTGTTTCTCGAAAAACGACGAAAAGAATGCACAGATTGAGATATACTCTTCCAAAACATCTTCATGGAAGCTTTGTGAAGCTGTCTTTGAGGGCCAAATTTCTGAATCTGAATTTACAAGTATCGTGACGGACAACACTGGTGTCTTCTGGAATGGTTCACTGCATTGGATTTCAGAAGGGGGTACTGCAGCTCATTTAGATATTGGTCGAGGATTAGTAAAGGAAATGCTGATGCTACCTGATTGTAATGATGATAGTGACAGcgatgacgatgaagaagaggaaggcagtgacaatgatgaagatgaggatagTGACACTGACGAGGATGAGGATACTAATAAATGGAAATGGGATAGTGCGTCAGTATTATATTTTGGAGAAAACGGAGGACATTTGTATCTTGTTCGAATTTTTTATCCTCATTGGAGAATTAGATTTGAAATCTTGGAGTTGAAGTCTGACTACACTGGATGGAATGTTAAGTATCGTGGCAGTTTTAGAAAAATGACTCGCCAGTACCCAGAGCTACTTCAACAGAAGAATTGGATTGAACATGATTTTTTCGGTGTGGATTTTTCGATATTGCTTGTTGAGGAAACAGAAGAATCCTTAAAGATGGTGATAAGGATAGTAGATCGAGTTGTATCTTATGATCTTACCAACAAAAGTTTCAAGGTAATTCATGAGTTGCCATTGGGTTATAGGCCGGAAATGTATTCGACTGCATGGTTTGAAGCTTATCCACTCATTGAGTCATTCGCTAGTGTTTGATTTTCTGCTagatttttatcttcttctaaataCTCTGAGTTTTCTTTGGTTTTTAAGGGTTCATGCAATTCAGGTCGTTCTCTTTCGGTGTCTGCAATATCTCGTCTTTGACAGTTGACATAGGTATTCACTGTCCACTTTAATATTGTTGTCACTGGTCTTTTGAAAGAAAGTTTTTCACCTTGTTAGTGCTCAAATTTCTGTCTTTATTTGTGAACATGTGGAATATGGTTGTGAATCTTGTGATTTTCAGCTTCTTTTGCAAGTATTCATCATAAGTTGGAAGTTAGAGTTACTGGGATTGGGGACTCTACTGCTCCAAGAAACTTTGGAAGAACAAGTTTGTAGAAAGCGGAATGTCGATAAGCTAAAACTGAGGACGTGCTTAACTTGTTAATTttagatgatgaattttttttgagTTGCAGACTTATAACCCTATCTTGATGCCTGAATATATCCTCTCATTTACCTCTCTGGTGAGCTTTATTCGAAATGAATGATTCCATTCAAAACTTGGTCCACAGCATGACACCTGAAGAATTTGTGTGAAGTTGTTAACTGACCAGGCAGTTCAAATAAGAAGTGCACAGCTCCACTTTTGTGCAAGAGTCAGCTGTAAATTATTGGTTTGTTAAAAACTTGAAGATCTTAATTCACGATCATCGGTACCATAAAGTAAATCAACCAAATCCTTCTTCAAGATTGTAACTTCATCTTTCTTTGGTTCCTCTGCAACTGCTGTTGCAATTCCTTCACTGATAATCTCTTCTAAAGGTTTAGGATCAACAGATTCATTATCGTTAGTTGCTCGGATTTGAAACCCAAATCTTGATTTGTTTGAATTGAAGACAAAGATATTTTGGGATTGCTGATTAAGAAGCAATTTCTTTGATGAAATTCTGATTGAATTGATCTTTTGAGATGATCGAGGGTTGTGACTTGTGAGATTGGACATATGGGGTTGATGAGAAAGTGTATATGATAGGAACCAGCCACCACAAAGAAACCAAGGAGAATAGTcaaagtttttgtttttttgatcggtaatcAATATGATGCTGGCGGGTTTCGTACTCAGATCATTAGTATCATCACCTAATgattttaccactgtactacaactATAGTGACACCGGCAAGAATAGTCAAAGTTGATGCGACTTTATTACTGCCTTTTGAGTTTAAGAGTTTTGTTACTTGTTTTAGGTTACATGTTTTAACTGTCCTAATCATCTGTTAGTCAAAGCATAGTCAAAGTTGATGCGACTTTATTATTGCCTTTTGAGTTTAAGAATAGGTTACCATAGTGACACCGGCAAGAATAGTCAAAGTTGATGCGACTTTATTACTGCCTTTTAAGTTTAAGAGTTTTGTTACTTGTTTTAGGTTACATGTTTTAACTGTCCTAATCATCTGTTAGTTTTATCGGAGAGTAAAATGTAAACAGATAAATACCAGTTAGGGTATTGGTTTTAGGGTATATCAGAGCGGCTACTAAAAGTTTATGAAAGTAAAAGTTTACGAAAGTGAGAGTAAAAGTTTATGAAAGTACTCTTGTTTTGGTATATCTGTGCCACCTTGATAAGAGCCCTAGTAAGGTTCTTATCAGTTGGTATTTCAGAGCCGCTACTAAAACTTAATTGATGTCTAAGAAGAATGAAGCTATGGAGAAACATCTACAAAATCTCACTAGTCAAATATCTTCTATGGCTGAATCTAGCAGTTGACCGGTAAGAGTGTTAGACGCAAGAGAGTCGGCATCTCCACATGTGAATATTGGATCTAATGTTAGGAGACAAATTGATCTAATGGAACCGATCTTGAAGGTTGGATACATAAAGCTGAACTATATTTTGAATTTTATGAAACACCACTGCTATAACATGTTCAAATTGCAGGTTTCCATTTAGAGGGTAAGGCTTTATAATGGCATAAATGGATGAAATCAGTTGAACCAGTCTAATCTCGGGTAAGATTTTCAACTGCTTTGTTAAAACGATTTTGAAGAAATCGTTATGATTTTCCGGCTACATCACTTCCAAAGCTAAGCCAACCGAGTTCTCTAGCTGAATACCAAGATGAATTTGAAAGATTATCAAATATGATGACAGAGTTATCTGAGGATTTCTTGATTAGTTGCTATCTGAGGATTTCTTGATTAGTTGATATATTGGAAGTACAATCAATTAACCCATTAACCATGGTGACAACAATTGGAGTTGCTAGATTACAAAATGATAAGTTGGCTTTAACTAAAGGTTAATGGAATTATCAGAAAACTCATGTGGTTACAACTCAACCTTTAGCTATCAAAGCAACACCACAAGCTACCAATTAACCCCCTATTGAACGGTTAACACCTGAGGAAGCTGCTGCTAGACGTGCAAAAACTTATCACTGCAATGAACGCTTCGAGGGCATCGTTGCAAGAAACAAACATTGTTCTGGATTGAAAGAGAAGATGAGAACTTTGATGAGGCATAACAAGAGCTTAGTGATGATGCAAATGGCGAGGAAATAGCAGAAATATCACTTCATGCGTCAGCTGGGTCAGACACGCCTCAAACAATGTGTGTGCAAGGTGAGATTGAACGGTTACCCATTACCATATTAATCAATACAGGAACTGTGCATAATTTCATTGATCCGTCAATTTCTAGGTGTGTGAACCTCAAATTTGTTAAGGATACTCGATTTGATAGAAATAAACGTTTATTTTCGAACTCATTCCTTTTGAAACATTATTATTCTCCaacattttattttcaaacttcATAAAACAAAAATTTAAGTGGAAATTAAATCATAATTTCCTGACAGacttcacaaatatccctaatAGCAAATCGAAATTTCTAACAAAATCATAATTTATATGATTCCTCATTTGACATTCTCTCTAACTTtcgttcttttttctttcttacaaCTCAGAAGATCTTAATCattcccaccaccaccatctctgccGCTTCCTCCACCACTATTATCTCGATCGTCTCCATCATAAACAACACcaccatcttcgtcacttccgcCACCACTATCATAAAGTGATTAGAAATCTTTCGGTTTCAAAATAAATTCCAGAAAAACATTCGTGAGTTTCGAAAACCTAATTTCGTCGATTTCATATCGAATTTCTAACTTGTT
Above is a genomic segment from Papaver somniferum cultivar HN1 chromosome 10, ASM357369v1, whole genome shotgun sequence containing:
- the LOC113316980 gene encoding F-box protein At5g07610-like; amino-acid sequence: MASLSRKVRPKPKRAKTSAGDSGNTLTAPNSSLVVGNDDLLTHILVRLPVKNLIRSKLVSKKWFSIISDPKLVRTYSVHNRVTISGLYLNQWTYAAEPPLYAFIPLHKPDVSEPIKKRNATKPIRNAIDTRDVPPKILNFLNNRGDVCVKIVQSCNGLLCCSYSELRENESGWIGNRGTETKSYYIYNPTTKSYKVVPESPFRKDGCRSVRSMNLAFDPLKSPDYEVICFSKNDEKNAQIEIYSSKTSSWKLCEAVFEGQISESEFTSIVTDNTGVFWNGSLHWISEGGTAAHLDIGRGLVKEMLMLPDCNDDSDSDDDEEEEGSDNDEDEDSDTDEDEDTNKWKWDSASVLYFGENGGHLYLVRIFYPHWRIRFEILELKSDYTGWNVKYRGSFRKMTRQYPELLQQKNWIEHDFFGVDFSILLVEETEESLKMVIRIVDRVVSYDLTNKSFKGSCNSGRSLSVSAISRL